From the genome of Globicephala melas chromosome 14, mGloMel1.2, whole genome shotgun sequence, one region includes:
- the IYD gene encoding iodotyrosine deiodinase 1, whose amino-acid sequence MFLLTSVLVAVVCLLMVWIFQNADGGTQRRKGEPRARAEARPWVDEDLKDSTDVHQLEEDADDWQVSEEEVEHIPFSHTRYPEKEMLTRSREFYELLNKRRSVRFISNEQVPMEVIDNVIKAAGTAPSGAHTEPWTFVVVKDPDVKHKIREIVEEEEEINYLKRMGPQWVSDLKKLRTNWIKEYLDTAPVLILIFKRVHGFAANGKKKIHYYNEISVSIACGILLAALQNAGLVTVTTTPLNCGPRLRVLLNRPANEKLLILLPVGYPSEEATVPDLTRKPLDQIMVTV is encoded by the exons ATGTTTCTTCTGACTTCAGTCTTGGTAGCAGTTGTCTGCCTTTTGATGGTGTGGATCTTTCAAAATGCTGATGGAGGAAcccagagaaggaagggggagcctAGAGCCAGGGCCGAGGCTCGCCCCTGGGTGGATGAAGACTTGAAAGACAGCACTGACGTCCACCAGCTGGAAGAAG ACGCTGACGACTGGCAAGTGTCAGAGGAAGAGGTGGAACACATCCCATTCTCCCACACCCGGTATCCTGAGAAGGAAATGCTTACGAGATCCCGGGAATTTTATGAACTTCTCAATAAAAGACGGTCTGTTAGATTCATAAGTAATGAGCAAGTCCCAATGGAAGTGATTGATAATGTCATCAAAGCAGCAG GAACAGCCCCAAGTGGGGCCCACACAGAGCCCTGGACCTTTGTGGTTGTGAAGGACCCAGACGTGAAGCATAAGATTCGGGAGATCgttgaggaggaagaggaaataaattacTTGAAGAGGATGGGACCTCAATGGGTTTCAGacctgaagaaactgag gaCCAACTGGATTAAGGAGTACTTGGACACAGCGCctgttttgattctcattttcaaaCGAGTACACggttttgctgcaaatggcaagaaaaAGATCCACTACTATAACGAGATCAGTGTTTCCATCGCATGTGGCATCCTCCTAGCTGCCCTGCAG AACGCGGGACTGGTGACTGTCACGACCACTCCTCTCAACTGTGGCCCCCGTCTGAGGGTGCTCCTGAACCGCCCTGCAAATGAAAAGCTGCTAATACTGCTCCCTGTGGGGTACCCCAGCGAAGAGGCCACGGTGCCTGACCTCACACGGAAGCCTCTGGATCAGATCATGGTGACTGTGTAG